The region TGGGAGCAAACCAACTGACACCTTATTTGGAAACGTTGGCTCACAATTCAGAATTCAATGTTTCAGCATATCCGAATGCAGGTCTTCCCAATGCTTTCGGGAAATATGACGAAACGCCGGAAGATATGGCAGGTCAGATTAAAGAATATGTAGAAAAAGGACTTATTAATATTATTGGAGGTTGTTGCGGAACGACACCGGATCATATTAAAGCAATTGCAGATTTGGTCGAAAAATACGAACCGAGGAAGGTTAGTGTAACAATATAATAATTTATCAAGGTAACAATCTTTTTAAAGAATCTATTGGTAAACTGCTACATTAATACACTGTTACACTGTTACATTGATACATTGGTAAATTAAACTATGAAATATTTAAGATTATCGGGGCTCGAGCCTTTGATTATTACGCCGGAAAGTAATTTCATCAATGTTGGTGAAAGAACGAATGTTGCCGGTTCAAAGAAATTTTTAAGGTTAATAAAAGAAGAAAAATTTGCGGAAGCACTGGATATTGCACGCCATCAGGTTGAAGGCGGTGCGCAGATCCTTGATGTCAATTTCGATGATGGATTGATTGATGGAAAAGCTTCTATGATTAAATTTTTAAATTTAATTGCTTCCGAACCGGACATCGCAAGAATCCCGATCATGGTCGATTCTTCAAAATGGGAAATACTGGAAGCTGGATTGCAGGTTGCCCAGGGAAAATGTGTAGTGAATTCTATCAGCTTAAAAGGCGGTGAAGAAGAATTTATCAAACAGGCAAAAGCAATCAAAAGATATGGAGCTGCAGTGATTGTTATGGCATTTGATGAGTTGGGACAAGCCGATACCTATGACCGTAGAATTGAGATTTCAAAACGTTCCTATGATATTTTAGTTAATCAACTGAACTTCCCTGCAGAAGATATTATTTTTGATTTAAATATTTTTCCGGTTGCAACGGGAATGGATGAACACCGAAGAAATGCAATCGACTTCATTGAAGCGACGAGATGGGTTCGCCAAAATTTGCCTTATGCATCTGTAAGTGGAGGAGTATCCAATGTTTCGTTTTCATTTCGTGGAAATGATACGGTGAGAGAAGCGATGCATTCAGTCTTCTTATATCACGCAATTCAGGCGGGAATGAATATGGGAATCGTAAATCCTGCGATGTTGGAGGTTTATGATGAAATTAATAAAGAACTTCTTGAACTTGTTGAAGATGTAATTCTTGATAAAAGAGAAGATGCAACAGAGCGACTTCTTGATTATTCTGAAAAGCATAAATCGGTCAAAAAAGAAAAAGTAGAAGATCTGGAATGGAGAACAAAACCATTACAGGATAGAATTACTCATGCTTTGGTAAAGGGAATCGATCGTTTTATCGAAGAAGATGTTGAAGAAGCAAGACAGCAGGCTGCAAAACCACTTCACGTTATTGAAATTAATTTAATGACCGGAATGGGCGTTGTGGGTGATTTATTCGGAAGCGGGAAAATGTTCTTGCCACAAGTTGTAAAATCGGCAAGGGTAATGAAAAAAGCGGTGGCTTACTTACAGCCATTTATTGAAGCTGAAAAGGACGGTTCAAAGCCAGCCAATGGAAAAATTCTGATGGCAACTGTAAAAGGCGATGTTCATGACATTGGTAAAAATATTGTGAGTGTAGTTTTAGGTTGTAACAACTACGAAATCGTTGATTTGGGAGTGATGGTTCCTGCTGAAAAAATCATTCAGACGGCGATTGAAGAAAAAGTGGATGTTATTGGTCTTAGCGGATTAATTACTCCGAGCTTAGACGAAATGGTTTATATCGCTTCAGAATTAGAAAGGCAGAATTTAGATTTTCCTTTATTAATAGGAGGTGCAACAACTTCAAAGGCGCACACTGCTGTGAAAATCGATTTAAAATATAAAAATGCAGTTGTTCACGTCAATGATGCTTCCAGAGCGGTAAATGTGGTAAGTTCATTATTAGGTGACAGAAATAAAGAATATGTTGAGGATTTAAAAAATGACTATTCGGAATTCAGAGAAAAGTTTCTCAACAGACAGGTGGAAAAAGACTATGTTTCTATTGAAGAAGCCAGACAGAATAAATTTAAAATCGACTGGGAAAATGAAGAAATCTTTACACCCAATCAATTAGGAATTACCGTTGTTGAAAATCAGGATTTAAGAGAATTATTGCCTTTCATCGACTGGTCACCGTTTTTCAGAAGCTGGGATCTGCATGGAAAATATCCGAATATTTTAGAGGATGAGGTTGTAGGAACTCAGGCAAAGGAATTATTCAAAGATGCGCAGGTTATTTTAAAGCGAATTCTAGACGAAAAATTATTAACGGCAAAAGCTATTTTTGGAATTTTTAAAGCCAATTCTACTGAAAACGATGATATTTTAATCTTCGATGAAAATAATGAACAACAAGTGAAATTCTTAACGTTAAGACAACAGGCTCAACGTTCTAAAGGCAAAGATTATCTGGCTTTAAGTGATTTTATTGCTCCGCAAAGTTCAGGAAAGACTGATTATATGGGAGCTTTTTGCGTAACAACAGGTTTCGGAACCGATGAATTGGCAGAAGAATATGAAAAAGCGAATGATGATTATAATGCAATTATGGTAAAAGCTTTGGCAGACCGGTTTGCAGAAGCGTATGCAGAATTTTTACATAAAAAAGTAAGAACGGAATATTGGGGTTACGCTAATCAGGAAAACTTAACTAATGAAGAATTGATTGCCGAAAAATATAAAGGAATCCGTCCTGCTCCAGGTTATCCAGCTTGTCCTGATCACTTGGAAAAACATGCGATCTGGAATCTTTTGAAAGTTGAAGAAAATATCGGCGTGTATTTAACAGAAAGTTTAGCGATGTTTCCAACGGCTTCGGTTTCTGGGTATTATTTCGGAAGTCCGCACGCTAAATATTTTGGTTTAGGAAAAATTGCAGAAGACCAGTTGAAAGATTATGCAGAGAGAAAAGGAATTTCTTTACAGGAAGCGAAGAAATGGCTGTCACCTAATTTAGCAGATGGAATTTAAATACGGAATTATAATAACTAAAATATATAAAGAATATATTAATAATATTTAAATGAAAATTACCGACCATATAAAAAATGCCAATGGCAAAACACTTTTTTCTCTAGAAGTTGTTCCACCCCAAAAAGGAATTGGAATTGAAGACCTATATAGGAATATTGACCCTTTGATGGAATTTAAACCACCATTTATCGATGTGACAACTTCCCGAGAAGAATATATTTACATTGACAAAGGAAATGGTTTGATGGAACGCCGTATTACAAGAATGCGTCCCGGAACATTAGGAATTTGTGCGGCTATTCAGCATAAATACAATGTGGATACGGTTCCTCATTTGCTGTGTGGAGGTTTTACAAAGGAAGAAACAGAATATCTTTTGGTAGACTGTATGTACCTTGGAATTGATAATGTAATGGCTTTAAGAGGTGATGCGATGAAAGGACATCAGTATTTTGAACCTACCAATGGGGGACATGCAAGTGCAATGGATTTAGTGCATCAGATTAATGATTTGGGAAGAGGAAAATACCTGCACAATCAGGATGAAATTTGTGATGAACATAATAAATTCTGCATCGGAGTTGCGGGCTATCCGGAGAAACATATGGAAGCGCCTTCTATGAATTATGATCTGAAATGGCTGAAACAAAAAGTGGATGCAGGAGCAGATTATATTGTAACCCAAATGTTCTTTGACAACAAGAAATACATTGAGTTTGTAACAAAAGCGCGAGAAATGGGAATTACAGTTCCTATTATTCCTGGAATTAAACCAATCGCGACAAAAAAACATTTGAAAATCCTCCCTCAGATTTTTAAAATTGATTTACCGGAAGAATTAATCAATGAGGTTGAAAATGCCAAAAATAATGAAGCGGTGAAGCAGATCGGGATTGAATGGGCAATCAATCAGTGTAAAGAATTGCTGGATTTTGGAGTTCCTGTGTTACATTTTTACTCAATGGGGAAAAGTGATAACATAAAAAGAGTTGCTGGAGAATTGTTTTAAAACTAAAATAAATGCCTTGTAATTTACAAGGCATTTATTTTAGTTTTGATTTAAAAAAGTAACTAGTTTTTTTAAATCTTCTTCTTTATTGAACTTTATCTTGTTTTCTTTAAAAAAACTACCTAAGGCATCTTTTTTATCAGAAAATTGTGCTAAAATTTCTTTTTGATTTTTAGGATTTTTAATGTATGAATCATTGATACTGATGTAATAAACAGGATCAGATTGTTTGAAATAGGCTGGCTTTTCACTTGTATAGCTATTGGAAGCCGGTTCTGCATCAATAAATTTCGTTTCCTGTTTTTTATAAAGAGAGTATTTACCTTTTACAATTTCAAAAAAATATCCACTCAAATCATCCTTTGTATCTAGAAGTACTAATGTTTGTTTGGGAGAAATAATTTCTATTCTTGAAAATTGTGTTTCTTCCGGGAGGATCATTACTTTGTTATCTCTTTGAAACTCTATTTGATCAGTATAGCTATTATATCTTACAGGTGTTTTTTCATAATTATCCGCAATTTTTGCACTTAAAAAGTTAACATTTGAATATGGAGAGCCTGTAACGTCCTCATATGTCAAGTCTTTTCCTGTTTTTGATCTTATTCTATTTGAAAAAGTGCTGCCGTCAGCAAAATCTCCTCTACTTAAAACTAATCCAGCATCTTGAGCAAATGTATAACAAGAAGCAGATAAAAGTATACTAAAAAATATTTTTTTCATTTTTTTAATTTAATATAACAAATTTACAAATTAAAATCAATTATTATAAGTTTATTTGGGTTTAACATATTTTTATTGTAGCGCTTGTGAAATCTTATATTACTAATTTTTTCTAGAAAAGAATAGGATGTCTTTCAAACTCCTTATCCCTATCAAACAAATAACGATAAGTCGCTAATTTTCGTGTTATCGTTGTATCCAGATTCTCCGCAATTTTTATCATCTTAGGATTGAAATCACCAATCCACTGCATTTCCGTGACTTTAAAATCTGTGTATTGTCTCAAATGTTGGGTTCCTTCCCAAATCATATATCCTTCGATTCCTTTCTTTTGCCATTCGGGAACGACACCAAAAACAATTCCTACCATTTTCTCGTTTTTCTTACGTCTTTTGATCCAAAGAAACTTAAGTTTTTCCCAGATCCCGAATTTTCCGTTTAAATATTTCAGCCATTGATTGGTATCCGGAAGATTCATCCACATTGCAATTGGCTTTTCTTTTTCATACACGAACCAGGAAATATGTTCATTAATAATAGGTTTCATGGTGTTGAACATTTTCAATGTCTTTGCTTCATCTAAACATTTTCCTTCACCATGCGATGCCCATGCTTTGTTATAAATCTCTGTAAAATCTTTAGCGAATTTTTCTAGATTATTTTTTGTCATTGGTTTTGCAGAAATATCAGGATTCTTACTGTATTTTGCATGCATTACAGTGAAAACTCTTGAAACTTCGGCAAAAATAGGTCTTGAAAAGCAAAGTTGTTCAAAATAAA is a window of Candidatus Chryseobacterium colombiense DNA encoding:
- the metH gene encoding methionine synthase, with the protein product MKYLRLSGLEPLIITPESNFINVGERTNVAGSKKFLRLIKEEKFAEALDIARHQVEGGAQILDVNFDDGLIDGKASMIKFLNLIASEPDIARIPIMVDSSKWEILEAGLQVAQGKCVVNSISLKGGEEEFIKQAKAIKRYGAAVIVMAFDELGQADTYDRRIEISKRSYDILVNQLNFPAEDIIFDLNIFPVATGMDEHRRNAIDFIEATRWVRQNLPYASVSGGVSNVSFSFRGNDTVREAMHSVFLYHAIQAGMNMGIVNPAMLEVYDEINKELLELVEDVILDKREDATERLLDYSEKHKSVKKEKVEDLEWRTKPLQDRITHALVKGIDRFIEEDVEEARQQAAKPLHVIEINLMTGMGVVGDLFGSGKMFLPQVVKSARVMKKAVAYLQPFIEAEKDGSKPANGKILMATVKGDVHDIGKNIVSVVLGCNNYEIVDLGVMVPAEKIIQTAIEEKVDVIGLSGLITPSLDEMVYIASELERQNLDFPLLIGGATTSKAHTAVKIDLKYKNAVVHVNDASRAVNVVSSLLGDRNKEYVEDLKNDYSEFREKFLNRQVEKDYVSIEEARQNKFKIDWENEEIFTPNQLGITVVENQDLRELLPFIDWSPFFRSWDLHGKYPNILEDEVVGTQAKELFKDAQVILKRILDEKLLTAKAIFGIFKANSTENDDILIFDENNEQQVKFLTLRQQAQRSKGKDYLALSDFIAPQSSGKTDYMGAFCVTTGFGTDELAEEYEKANDDYNAIMVKALADRFAEAYAEFLHKKVRTEYWGYANQENLTNEELIAEKYKGIRPAPGYPACPDHLEKHAIWNLLKVEENIGVYLTESLAMFPTASVSGYYFGSPHAKYFGLGKIAEDQLKDYAERKGISLQEAKKWLSPNLADGI
- the metF gene encoding methylenetetrahydrofolate reductase [NAD(P)H]; its protein translation is MKITDHIKNANGKTLFSLEVVPPQKGIGIEDLYRNIDPLMEFKPPFIDVTTSREEYIYIDKGNGLMERRITRMRPGTLGICAAIQHKYNVDTVPHLLCGGFTKEETEYLLVDCMYLGIDNVMALRGDAMKGHQYFEPTNGGHASAMDLVHQINDLGRGKYLHNQDEICDEHNKFCIGVAGYPEKHMEAPSMNYDLKWLKQKVDAGADYIVTQMFFDNKKYIEFVTKAREMGITVPIIPGIKPIATKKHLKILPQIFKIDLPEELINEVENAKNNEAVKQIGIEWAINQCKELLDFGVPVLHFYSMGKSDNIKRVAGELF